One Mangifera indica cultivar Alphonso unplaced genomic scaffold, CATAS_Mindica_2.1 Un_0003, whole genome shotgun sequence genomic region harbors:
- the LOC123205330 gene encoding WAT1-related protein At5g13670-like encodes MAIIAKHALDNGLSPRVLVALRMIVAATFISSFAIVIERNTRPTMTFSTFSKIVLLSLFEPVFCQNLFYTGMKYTTATFTVAMSNILPAMAFIMAWIFRLEIVKLRKLHSQAKILGTLVAVGGAMIMTFVKGTLLDLPWTNGRTIIFMKSAIDVQHTDLMKGAVLIVVGLFCWSCFIILQAHILRSYPSVLSLAALLCILSSMEGIILAFLVEQGNTKIWSIFNPDGKLLAVIFGGMVSCSTYLIMGWLTKKRGPVFVTSFNPLGLVLVAIFSSFFLAERLFLGRVLGAVVIIIGLYMVLWGKSKDQRRSNSQNIQYDDAAAAAPQNHRQTAVINGDIETPSQSNVIVN; translated from the exons ATGGCGATCATTGCAAAACATGCTCTGGACAATGGTCTGAGCCCACGTGTTCTGGTGGCACTCCGGATGATAGTTGCTGccactttcatttcttcttttgcCATTGTCATAGAAAG GAACACCCGGCCCACGATGACATTCTCCACTTTTTCTAAGATCGTATTGCTTAGTTTGTTCGA GCCTGTGTTTTGCCAAAATTTGTTCTATACTGGGATGAAATACACTACTGCAACATTTACTGTTGCCATGAGCAATATTCTTCCTGCCATGGCATTTATAATGGCTTGGATTTTTAG GCTTGAGATTGTTAAACTTAGGAAGCTGCATAGCCAGGCAAAGATACTGGGAACCCTAGTGGCAGTCGGGGGAGCAATGATAATGACATTTGTAAAAGGAACTCTCCTGGACTTGCCATGGACGAATGGAAGAAccataatttttatgaaatctGCAATTGATGTACAACATACAGATCTAATGAAGGGTGCTGTACTGATCgtagttggtttgttttgctgGTCTTGTTTCATCATTTTGCAA GCACATATATTAAGATCCTACCCATCAGTGCTCAGTTTGGCGGCTTTGCTATGCATATTAAGCTCCATGGAAGGCATCATACTAGCCTTCCTAGTTGAACAAGGAAACACAAAAATCTGGTCCATATTCAACCCAGATGGTAAACTTTTAGCTGTAATTTTTGGT GGAATGGTGTCTTGCTCAACCTATCTCATAATGGGCTGGTTAACGAAGAAAAGAGGACCAGTTTTTGTAACTTCTTTTAATCCTCTGGGGTTGGTTCTCGTCGCAATTTTCAGCTCATTTTTTCTAGCTGAGAGACTCTTCCTAGGAAG GGTTCTTGGAGCAGTTGTGATTATCATTGGACTGTACATGGTGTTATGGGGTAAAAGCAAAGACCAACGTCGTTCAAATTCACAAAACATTCAATACGATGATGCCGCCGCCGCCGCTCCACAAAATCATCGACAAACGGCTGTAATCAATGGTGATATAGAGACTCCAAGCCAGTCCAATGTGATTGTTAATTAG